CGGGTGAAAGCGAGATCAGCAGTCGATTTCAGGAGAGGCCCTGATGACTGCGGAAATTTACCCGGCTGATTTGATTTTGCAGGCGACGGTACTTTTGCTTGAGAAGGTAATGTTCGACTGCTCGTTTGACCGCTCGGGTCAGCCGAGAGATAGAATCACCTTTCAAAACATACTCATACGGTTTTTCCCGACGATCGATCTCATCTTCTTCATAGTCACCGGGATACCCGGTATGGAAAATCACCGGGAGCTCGGAGTTCTCTTCGTGAATTCTCCGGGCCGCTGTGATCCCATCCATATCCGGCATCTTGATATCCATGACTACGCAGGAGATATCTCCATCCTGTTTGATACGTGAGATCGAATCGCGTGCGCTGTTGGTGCGGACGATA
This DNA window, taken from Candidatus Zixiibacteriota bacterium, encodes the following:
- a CDS encoding response regulator, translating into MTARNIRFEESSSKNGKRTVLVVDDEDLVLSMVYEILKDDYNIVRTNSARDSISRIKQDGDISCVVMDIKMPDMDGITAARRIHEENSELPVIFHTGYPGDYEEDEIDRREKPYEYVLKGDSISRLTRAVKRAVEHYLLKQKYRRLQNQISRVNFRSHQGLS